The window TTTTAGTAAAGATTTCGCAATTGCACACTTGTGGCTTTCAATTCTTTGGGTCTTGGGGACAAGACAggaaatcaataaaataaatatcagACCCCACGCACACAATAAATAAGACACCTCCTCCTTTCGAATCAAGATCTCTGGAGGATTAGGCCTAATCAAGGTCTGGGTTAACGCCCAGAAGACTCTTCTCATGTTCAAGGGCTCTTTCAAGGGGCCCTTTCATTTCGAATGGATAGACCATTCTCCAATCTTGCGTTCTAGACTACAGACTGGACTATAAAAGCAGCCTATGGCTTGGCCAACTAGCAACAGTAAAGTTAAGAGAACCAAGCCAAGAAGATGTCACAGAAATTGGTAAGACTTAAAGCGAGGAACTTTAAGAGGAAAAATTCACTACTGATTCCTTTGCAGAGCGTCGCTTTGGTTGTACTATTCTGCCTTTTGGCCGTAGGACTTGCCGAGCTGCGTATTTACCAGCCTGGATGGTTGAGCCTGCACCAGGAGGCTTCTCTGGCCAATGTGGGTCATCTGGTGGATCATGTTCCCA of the Drosophila ananassae strain 14024-0371.13 chromosome 2R, ASM1763931v2, whole genome shotgun sequence genome contains:
- the LOC6506821 gene encoding uncharacterized protein LOC6506821, whose amino-acid sequence is MSQKLSVALVVLFCLLAVGLAELRIYQPGWLSLHQEASLANVGHLVDHVPTAVSHQSSTIVHRSAPRITPLLAPAVRTTYLQYPSWSYPLYNGALYRK